GAACGGGAACAATCCTGCGCGGACACGGGGACCCGCTCGACGTGCCGCCGCATGCGGAGGACGGCGGTGAAGAGGGTGAAATTGCCGGGGTTTATTACGTCGATGAGAACGGCTCGCCACGCCGCATTGGGTTTGCGGTTGGCAACGAGTTCTCGGACCACGCATATGAAAAGGAGAATTATCTTCACCTTGCGGGATCAAAGCTTCGCACCTGTTCGCTCGGCCCGGAACTGGTGATTGATGCAGAATTTGAATCAATCGCAGGCCGCGTGAGCATCACGAGAGGGGGAGATTTGCTCTGGGCCAAAGATGTTCTTACGGGTGAGAAAGAGATGTGCCACAGCCTCGCGAACCTGGAGCACCATCATTTCAAGTTTGATGGCCATCGGCGGCCGGGCGACCTGCACGTGCATTTTTTCGGCGCCTGCGCGCTGAGTTTCGGGGCTGGCATCAAACTCGCCAACGGTGACGTGATGGAAATTTCCTTCGCGGGCTTCGGTCGGCCCTTGCGCAACACGGTGAGAATTGCCAAAGCTGGGATTCGTCCCATCATTGTTAAAACCCTGTGAATCATGAGCCAGCCTCGCATCGCTTTTTTTGGATTGGGAACCATGGGCTCGGGCATGGCGCGCCAGCTTTTGCGCAAAGGTTTTCCCCTGCGGGTTTACAATCGCAATCCAGAGCGGTCGAAGGCGTTTGCCGTGGAAGGCGCGCGATGGACCCAGTCGCCAGCCGAGGCTGCCGAAGGGGCGGACGTGGTGATCAGCATGGTTGCGGATGATGCGGCGTCACGGAGCGTGTGGCTCGGTGCCAACGGCGCGCTGGCGGGGGCTCCGCATGGGACGCTCTGCATTGATTGCAGTACTTTGTCGGTAGGCTGGGTTCAGGAAATTTCCGGCATTGCGGCGGAACACGGATGCGAATTCCTTGATGCTCCCGTCACGGGCAGCAAGGCGCAGGCTGCAAATGGCGAACTGAATTTTCTTGTGGGCGGATCCGAGGCCGCCTTTCAACGCGCGCAGCCCATTCTAGCGGCGATGGGAAAATCCGCCACGCGGATGGGTGCGGCGGGGAGTGGGGCGCTGCTGAAGCTGATTAACAATTTCATCTGCGGCGTGCAGATCGCCGCGCTGGCTGAAGGGTTGGCGATGATCGAGTCGAGCGGATTGGATCCGGCGAAGTCGATGGAGGTGATTGCCAATGGGGCGCCCGGCAGCCCGCTTGTAAAGGCTGTCTGGGCGCGGATGACGGCTCCTGATTACACGCCTAATTTCCTGCTGAAGCTGATGGCGAAAGACTTGAGATATGCGATGGATGAAGGCGGCAAGCGTTCCATTGAGCTGAAGACGGCGGCGGCGGCGCTCGAACGGTTTGAGCGCGGGATTGCTGCGGGTCACGGCGAGAAGGACATTGCCGCAGTCGTGGAACCACTCCGTGCTGTCATTGCAGAAAAACTCAAATCCAACCTGCCTTTATGATGCGAGTCATTGTTCTCCTGTTCATCTTCCTGGTCTTATCTGTTCGACCTGCGGGCGCGGCCCTGGTCAATCGATGGTCTTTCAACAACTCGATTGGTGCTGCTCCAGCCGGGACTGCGATCGTCGACTCCATTTCAGGTTCGAACGGCGTCGTGGTTGGCACTGGCGGCACATTTTCCGGAGTTGCACTTGCGATTCCCGGCGCAACTTCGGGCAACCAGACGCCCGCGGCAATTTCGGC
Above is a window of Verrucomicrobiia bacterium DNA encoding:
- the araD1 gene encoding AraD1 family protein — translated: MTRLVQIQNGALSSVAVVEEPRLHLLGEAQSIYELAESADLTSRPLKSVIQERLASKFLDYDSIYEGKSEWRLLPPIHHPRDAASCLVSGTGLTHLGSANDRQAMHGDDAAEETDSLRMFRLGVAGGKPPPGQVGVAPEWFYKGTGTILRGHGDPLDVPPHAEDGGEEGEIAGVYYVDENGSPRRIGFAVGNEFSDHAYEKENYLHLAGSKLRTCSLGPELVIDAEFESIAGRVSITRGGDLLWAKDVLTGEKEMCHSLANLEHHHFKFDGHRRPGDLHVHFFGACALSFGAGIKLANGDVMEISFAGFGRPLRNTVRIAKAGIRPIIVKTL
- a CDS encoding NAD(P)-dependent oxidoreductase, translated to MSQPRIAFFGLGTMGSGMARQLLRKGFPLRVYNRNPERSKAFAVEGARWTQSPAEAAEGADVVISMVADDAASRSVWLGANGALAGAPHGTLCIDCSTLSVGWVQEISGIAAEHGCEFLDAPVTGSKAQAANGELNFLVGGSEAAFQRAQPILAAMGKSATRMGAAGSGALLKLINNFICGVQIAALAEGLAMIESSGLDPAKSMEVIANGAPGSPLVKAVWARMTAPDYTPNFLLKLMAKDLRYAMDEGGKRSIELKTAAAALERFERGIAAGHGEKDIAAVVEPLRAVIAEKLKSNLPL